A region from the Drosophila mauritiana strain mau12 chromosome 2L, ASM438214v1, whole genome shotgun sequence genome encodes:
- the LOC117137393 gene encoding UPF0518 protein CG3558 isoform X2, which yields MWLRQSSGGGVASVGHGGPLRQRPIDAATDCDPRACYDSFCKHWQQAFEIIQHSAPPSHDDVLGVVSHLDYMVTLLLVELHHCNKVSLPAAEASGPPAAPCLEFLLSENLLDKLYEWACTTGRYANAVRLEQLKLYELLVSHSRHQLLCHEPFLRPLLKILASSQGEIFPPDLEKRLVILLNQLCVVLMQNVHLLDLFFFSAQTQVQEQILNGNVAPPKSGTTTNFIIFSLLIPYVHREGSLGHQARDALLLCMALSQKNSNIGTYIAQYSSICPLLVTGLGGLYSRLPNSIEISSIDWHRITPDDVTEIPELTLFMNALEFCNAVVQVAHEMIKQQLLDFMYQGFIVPVLGPAILQTNIDSQISAMSYLDLILRSITEPGLLRAFVRFLLDTEKFDGERILDALVERLNSPDANLCMVTMALFDTLLGLHCEDLMLELLLKFMLPGKHVPISHRHKINKIDPYLNSSEFFLELSPDVMKRARDLARPKSVHEPVLSELTPLPSLPSPVMSKTIGANWNYYGVHTGDSLYANIQAYLFEAHWRIAQCQKDCLKWANSYRYQKWPRHGQGRVHGHALELARQFFSEFGGGPIAANETGEKQLDSLQSIGESSGYESFKWRPADEESEATDTTLATTASEADMDHNISSLSSVLGASGKREAWRTSNNNRNELILTDLDFSEDLFAQGTVSLGPFLNAIWGKLQTFTSNSLYVNLHLTGLITRLAWYPLPLIHSLLLRSDIAITSDTPSFHQVLRILKQQIDAELPVTEDSLEIIDVARSSLIDREFRLANARKGNEGSPMHHSQQQQMVTNSGQQQGLLRSAYATLSAATPVQATPTSAYDPFKRSDNKRRSISKSITNMFSRKSASTSTAPPNGSSASSGLSQIYAFFTGAASNLVGNNASNDGRGISQAQTSAGTCETSLSTQPPAGASRTGANATSTAASGSNSSIAGSTLTLSAQSNTTTHSASTLHGLDGGPSTGGFNSEPASLDSVASMGIIASTSGTERSRDLALCAVLMDEWLKELAAIAQEQSVVLVTEQGSL from the exons ATGTGGCTGCGCCAGAGCAGCGGTGGAGGCGTTGCCTCCGTCGGACACGGCGGCCCACTGCGACAGCGACCCATCGACGCTGCCACAGACTGCGATCCGCGCGCTTGCTACGACAGCTTCTGCAAGCACTGGCAGCAGGCATTCGAGATCATCCAGCACAGTGCGCCGCCCTCGCACGACGACGTGCTGGGCGTGGTCTCGCACTTGGACTACATGGTCACCCTGCTGCTCGTGGAGCTGCATCACTGCAACAAAGTCTCGCTGCCGGCGGCAGAGGCTAGTGGTCCGCCTGCGGCGCCCTGCCTGGAATTCCTGCTCAGCGAGAATCTGCTGGACAAGCTGTACGAGTGGGCCTGCACCACGGGACGGTATGCCAACGCTGTGAGGCTGGAACAGCTGAAGCTGTACGAATTACTCGTCAGCCACTCGCGCCACCAGCTGCTCTGCCACGAGCCCTTCCTGCGACCCCTGCTCAAGATACTGGCATCCAGCCAGGGCGAGATCTTTCCGCCCGATCTCGAGAAGCGCCTCGTGATCCTGCTGAACCAACTGTGCGTGGTTCTCATGCAGAATGTCCACCTGCTGGACCTCTTTTTCTTCTCCGCCCAGACGCAAGTGCAGGAGCAGATATTAAATGGCAACGTGGCGCCACCCAAAAGCGGAACCACTACCAA cTTCATAATATTTTCGCTGCTTATCCCGTACGTGCATCGTGAGGGCAGCCTTGGTCACCAAGCGCGTGATGCTCTGCTACTGTGCATGGCGCTTTCGCAGAAGAATTCCAACATTGGAACGTACATAGCCCAGTACTCCTCGATCTGCCCGCTGCTGGTGACCGGCCTGGGTGGGCTTTACTCGCGTCTGCCCAACAGCATCGAGATTAGCTCCATCGACTGGCACCGGATAACGCCGGACGATGTGACAGAGATCCCTGAGCTGACGCTCTTCATGAACGCCCTCGAGTTTTGCAACGCAGTGGTGCAGGTGGCCCACGAGATGATcaagcagcagctgctggacTTCATGTACCAGGGCTTCATTGTTCCCGTGCTGGGACCTGCGATCCTTCAG ACGAACATCGACTCCCAAATCTCGGCAATGTCGTACCTGGACCTGATCCTGCGCTCCATCACGGAGCCCGGACTGCTGAGGGCCTTCGTTCGGTTTCTGCTCGATACGGAAAAGTTTGACGGCGAACGGATACTCGATGCCCTGGTTGAGCGCCTGAACTCGCCCGATGCCAACCTGTGCATGGTCACGATGGCATTGTTTGACACCCTGCTGGGTCTGCACTGCGAGGACCTGATGCTGGAGCTGCTACTCAAGTTCATGCTGCCGGGCAAGCATGTGCCCATCTCACATCGCCACAAGATCAACAAAATCGATCCGTATTTGAATAGCAGTGAGTTCTTTCTCGAGCTCTCGCCCGATGTGATGAAGAGGGCCAGAGATCTGGCCAGGCCGAAGAGCGTCCACGAGCCTGTGCTGAGTGAACTGACGCCTCTGCCGAGTCTCCCCTCTCCGGTCATGAGCAAGACGATTGGAGCCAACTGGAACTATTATGGAGTGCACACGGGTGATAGTTTGTATGCGAATATACAGGCATATCTATTCGAGGCTCATTGGCGAATCGCCCAGTGTCAAAAGGATTGCCTAAAGTGGGCCAACAGCTATcgttaccaaaagtggcctcGTCACGGGCAAGGAAGAGTCCATGGCCACGCCTTGGAGCTGGCGCGACAGTTCTTTAGTGAGTTCGGTGGCGGTCCCATCGCCGCCAACGAGACGGGTGAGAAGCAGCTGGACAGCTTGCAGTCAATTGGCGAGTCAAGCGGCTACGAATCCTTCAAGTGGCGGCCAGCGGACGAGGAAAGCGAAGCCACGGATACAACTCTGGCCACGACAGCCAGCGAGGCGGATATGGATCACAATATCAGCAGTCTTAGCAGCGTTTTGGGTGCATCCGGCAAACGAGAGGCATGGCGAACTTCGAACAACAATCGCAATGAATTGATACTGACGGACCTTGACTTCTCGGAAGATTTGTTTGCGCAGGGCACCGTAAGCTTAG GTCCCTTTCTCAATGCCATTTGGGGCAAACTGCAAACCTTCACGAGCAACTCGCTGTACGTCAATCTCCACCTGACCGGCCTGATCACTCGCTTGGCCTGGTATCCCCTGCCGTTGATTCactcgctgctgctgcgctcGGACATAGCCATCACCTCGGATACGCCCTCGTTTCACCAGGTGCTGCGCATTCTGAAGCAGCAAATAGATGCCGAGCTGCCAGTGACGGAGGATTCGCTAGAGATCATTGATGTGGCGCGTTCGTCGCTGATTGATCGAGAGTTCCGTTTGGCAAACGCGCGCAAGGGCAACGAGGGCTCACCAATGCATCAcagccaacagcaacagatGGTAACGAACTCCGGCCAGCAGCAGGGACTACTGCGATCCGCCTACGCAACCCTCTCGGCCGCCACGCCCGTGCAGGCCACGCCCACTAGTGCCTACGATCCGTTCAAGCGCAGTGATAACAAGCGTCGCAGCATCAGCAAATCCATCACCAACATGTTCAGCAGAAAGTCCGCCTCCACGTCCACGGCGCCACCCAATGGCTCCTCCG CTTCATCTGGCTTATCACAAATTTACGCATTCTTCACCG GAGCTGCCTCGAATCTGGTGGGGAATAATGCCAGCAACGATGGAAGAGGCATATCCCAAGCTCAGACGTCCGCAGGCACATGCGAGACCAGCTTGAGTACGCAGCCCCCAGCGGGAGCATCACGCACAGGAGCCAACGCGACGTCGACAGCGGCATCGggaagcaacagcagcatcgCAGGCTCCACCCTAACGCTCTCCGCGCAGTCGaacaccaccacccactcggCGAGCACCCTGCACGGACTGGATGGCGGCCCGTCGACGGGTGGTTTCAACTCGGAGCCGGCGTCCCTGGACTCGGTGGCCTCCATGGGAATCATCGCCAGCACGAGTGGCACCGAGCGATCGCGCGACTTGGCCCTGTGCGCTGTGCTCATGGATGAGTGGCTCAAGGAGCTGGCTGCCATTGCGCAGGAACAGAGCGTTGTGCTGGTCACGGAGCAGGGGAGTTTATGA